One window of Klebsiella quasivariicola genomic DNA carries:
- a CDS encoding helix-turn-helix domain-containing GNAT family N-acetyltransferase, translated as MPDTPLIQQIRTASRLMVRELGFMSTTLAATHYSPSAVHTLLEVSMRGEMTAAQLVTLLGLEKSSVSRMVSRLLAAGELEERPCAEDARAKSLALTAKGHHTVAKINAWGTRQVVEALDHLDETQQQTVATGLAAYARALAQCRDSALANTAPQISLMTGYQPGMIGRIAQMHGEYYARHHDFGAFFEGKVASGVAEFATRLSSPANQIWLAIREGKIVGSLAIDGEDLGQQEAHLRWFILDDSCRGTGIGRRLLSEAMAFCDSRQFSAVQLWTFKGLDAARKLYESFGFTLTREWQGEQWGKVMTEQQFTRPGNTG; from the coding sequence ATGCCTGATACCCCCTTAATCCAACAGATTCGTACCGCCTCGCGGTTAATGGTGCGCGAGCTGGGCTTTATGAGCACCACGCTGGCCGCCACCCATTATTCACCTTCGGCGGTGCACACCCTGCTTGAGGTCTCGATGAGAGGGGAGATGACGGCCGCGCAGCTGGTCACGTTGCTGGGACTGGAAAAATCAAGCGTCAGCCGGATGGTTTCTCGTCTGCTGGCGGCCGGTGAGCTGGAGGAGCGTCCTTGCGCGGAGGATGCGCGCGCGAAATCACTCGCCCTGACGGCAAAGGGGCACCATACGGTGGCGAAAATTAACGCCTGGGGTACCCGTCAGGTGGTGGAGGCGTTAGACCATCTGGATGAGACGCAGCAGCAAACTGTCGCCACTGGACTGGCGGCCTATGCCCGGGCGCTGGCGCAGTGTCGGGATAGCGCGCTCGCGAATACGGCTCCGCAAATTTCGCTGATGACCGGCTACCAGCCGGGGATGATCGGCCGGATAGCCCAGATGCACGGGGAGTATTACGCCCGTCATCATGACTTTGGCGCTTTTTTTGAAGGTAAGGTCGCCAGCGGTGTAGCGGAATTTGCCACCCGGCTTTCCTCCCCGGCCAACCAGATCTGGCTGGCGATCCGCGAAGGGAAAATCGTCGGCTCGCTGGCCATCGATGGCGAGGACCTCGGCCAGCAGGAGGCGCATTTGCGCTGGTTTATTCTCGATGACAGCTGCCGGGGAACCGGCATTGGCAGGCGCCTCCTCAGCGAGGCGATGGCTTTCTGCGATAGTCGCCAGTTTAGCGCGGTGCAGCTGTGGACTTTTAAAGGGCTGGACGCGGCCCGCAAACTGTATGAATCCTTTGGCTTCACGTTAACCCGCGAATGGCAGGGAGAGCAGTGGGGAAAGGTGATGACCGAGCAGCAGTTTACCCGGCCCGGAAACACCGGCTAA
- a CDS encoding inorganic diphosphatase — translation MHLVKIVLTAGLFMSAAAQAQNVLEFPQPENNPEEFYAVTEIPAGGIIKYETDAKTGFIIADRFQSMPVAYPANYGSLTQSLAGDGDPLDVVFYTRAPMAPGTLIKLRPIGVLKMIDGGEKDDKIIAVPASKIDPTYDDIKTITDLPKIEQQRLEAFFRVYKALPEGRKKVELAGFNDAAAAKQEIKSAWEAWKAKNPQ, via the coding sequence ATGCATCTGGTAAAAATCGTCCTCACCGCCGGTCTGTTTATGTCCGCCGCCGCCCAGGCGCAGAATGTGCTGGAATTTCCCCAGCCGGAAAATAACCCGGAAGAGTTTTACGCCGTCACCGAGATCCCGGCAGGAGGCATCATTAAGTATGAAACCGACGCCAAAACGGGGTTTATCATCGCCGACCGCTTTCAGTCGATGCCGGTGGCTTACCCGGCGAACTACGGCTCGCTGACCCAGTCGCTGGCCGGGGATGGCGATCCGCTGGACGTGGTGTTTTATACCCGCGCGCCAATGGCGCCGGGCACGCTGATTAAGCTGCGGCCAATTGGAGTGCTGAAGATGATAGACGGCGGAGAAAAAGACGACAAAATCATCGCCGTGCCGGCCAGTAAAATTGACCCCACCTACGACGACATCAAGACCATCACCGATCTGCCAAAAATAGAGCAGCAGCGACTGGAGGCCTTCTTCCGGGTCTATAAAGCGCTGCCGGAGGGGCGTAAAAAGGTCGAGCTGGCCGGCTTTAATGACGCCGCCGCCGCGAAGCAGGAGATCAAATCGGCCTGGGAGGCCTGGAAGGCGAAGAACCCGCAATAA
- the adhP gene encoding alcohol dehydrogenase AdhP, whose amino-acid sequence MKAAVVTHDHQVNVTEKTLRPLEYGEALLKMECCGVCHTDLHVKNGDFGDKTGVILGHEGIGVVQKVGPGVTSLKPGDRASVAWFFEGCGHCDYCNSGNETLCRSVKNAGYTVDGGMAEECIVTANYAVKVPDGLDSAAASSITCAGVTTYKAVKVSHIKPGQWIAIYGLGGLGNLALQYAKNVFNAKVIAIDVNDGQLELAASMGADLTINSRNEDAAKVIQEKTGGAHAAVVTAVAKAAFNSAVDAVRAGGRVVAVGLPPEAMSLDIPRLVLDGIEVVGSLVGTRQDLVEAFQFAAEGKVVPKVTLRPLEDINAIFKEMEQGQIRGRMVIDLRS is encoded by the coding sequence ATGAAGGCAGCTGTTGTTACCCACGACCATCAGGTTAACGTCACGGAAAAAACGCTGCGCCCGCTGGAATACGGCGAAGCGCTGTTAAAAATGGAATGCTGCGGCGTGTGTCATACAGACCTGCACGTGAAAAACGGCGATTTTGGCGATAAAACCGGCGTCATTCTCGGCCATGAAGGGATCGGGGTGGTACAAAAAGTCGGCCCGGGCGTCACGTCCCTGAAACCGGGCGATCGTGCCAGCGTAGCGTGGTTCTTCGAAGGCTGTGGCCACTGCGATTACTGTAACAGCGGCAACGAGACGCTGTGCCGTTCGGTGAAAAACGCCGGTTATACCGTCGATGGCGGCATGGCGGAAGAGTGTATCGTCACCGCTAACTATGCGGTAAAAGTGCCGGACGGCCTCGACTCCGCCGCCGCCAGCAGCATCACCTGCGCCGGCGTCACCACCTACAAAGCGGTCAAAGTTTCCCACATCAAACCGGGTCAGTGGATCGCTATCTACGGCCTCGGCGGGCTGGGCAACCTGGCGCTGCAGTATGCGAAGAATGTTTTTAACGCCAAAGTGATCGCTATCGACGTTAACGACGGGCAGCTGGAGCTGGCGGCTTCGATGGGCGCCGACCTGACCATCAACTCCCGTAATGAAGATGCAGCGAAAGTGATTCAGGAAAAAACCGGCGGCGCGCATGCTGCCGTGGTGACCGCGGTGGCTAAAGCGGCCTTTAACTCGGCGGTGGATGCCGTTCGCGCCGGTGGCCGCGTGGTCGCGGTAGGCCTGCCGCCGGAGGCGATGAGCCTCGATATTCCACGTCTGGTGCTCGACGGCATCGAGGTGGTCGGTTCGCTGGTCGGCACCCGTCAGGATCTGGTGGAAGCTTTCCAGTTTGCCGCCGAAGGTAAAGTGGTGCCAAAAGTCACCCTGCGCCCGCTGGAAGATATCAACGCCATCTTTAAAGAGATGGAGCAGGGTCAGATCCGCGGCCGTATGGTTATCGATCTGCGCAGCTAA